The proteins below come from a single Deltaproteobacteria bacterium genomic window:
- a CDS encoding Nif3-like dinuclear metal center hexameric protein, producing the protein MAVTVKHILALVEEQAPASLALAWDRVGLQVGHPEQEVKTLVVALEPSEAVLQGAVEAGAQMVLTHHPVLFQPLECLRLDTPTGRLLSLALKHNLALAAAHTNLDIAEHGLNDFLARTLELNQIQVLQETQADSWYKLAVFVPIGYEDQVRQALFDDRTGVIGRYGNCSFAARGEGTYRPLAGAQPFRGEVTVLSRASESRLEILVPESRVAAVIERLRAAHPYEEVAYDLYPLKNPGRSLGLGRVGEWPEARPWPQVVQHLKTLFQVSIIKAVGQPPEMVKKVALCGGSGGDLIEAAWKQGAELYLSGDIRYHQAVPWALESMAILDLGHYATESIFMPAWGQKLQERLDQEGMPVKVIIDAWGQDPFHYL; encoded by the coding sequence ATGGCAGTCACCGTTAAGCACATTCTGGCCCTGGTTGAAGAGCAGGCCCCGGCCTCACTGGCGCTGGCCTGGGACCGGGTGGGATTGCAGGTTGGCCATCCCGAGCAGGAGGTGAAGACTCTGGTTGTGGCCCTGGAGCCTTCCGAAGCGGTTCTGCAGGGCGCGGTTGAGGCTGGCGCCCAGATGGTTTTGACTCATCACCCGGTGCTGTTTCAACCCCTAGAATGCCTCCGGTTGGATACGCCCACCGGGCGGCTGTTAAGCCTGGCCCTGAAGCACAACCTGGCCCTGGCCGCAGCCCATACCAACCTGGATATTGCCGAGCACGGTTTGAACGATTTTTTGGCCCGGACCCTGGAATTAAACCAGATCCAGGTGCTTCAGGAAACCCAGGCTGATAGTTGGTATAAGTTGGCGGTTTTTGTCCCCATAGGTTATGAAGACCAGGTGCGCCAGGCCCTGTTCGACGACCGCACCGGAGTGATCGGAAGGTATGGAAACTGCTCCTTTGCGGCCCGCGGGGAGGGGACCTACCGGCCCTTGGCCGGGGCGCAGCCTTTTCGCGGCGAGGTCACAGTGCTATCCCGGGCCAGCGAGTCGCGATTGGAAATCCTGGTGCCGGAAAGCCGGGTGGCCGCAGTAATCGAGCGTCTCAGGGCCGCCCACCCCTATGAAGAAGTGGCCTATGACCTCTATCCCTTAAAAAATCCAGGACGGTCTCTCGGCTTAGGTCGAGTGGGAGAGTGGCCTGAGGCCCGTCCCTGGCCGCAGGTTGTTCAGCACCTCAAGACCCTGTTCCAGGTGTCAATAATCAAAGCGGTGGGACAGCCGCCGGAGATGGTCAAAAAAGTGGCACTCTGCGGCGGCAGCGGCGGCGACCTGATCGAAGCCGCCTGGAAACAGGGGGCGGAGCTTTATCTCAGCGGCGATATCCGCTATCATCAAGCGGTCCCTTGGGCTTTGGAAAGCATGGCCATTCTTGATCTGGGCCATTATGCCACCGAGTCGATCTTTATGCCGGCCTGGGGCCAGAAGCTCCAGGAAAGACTGGATCAGGAAGGCATGCCGGTAAAAGTTATCATCGACGCCTGGGGGCAAGACCCGTTTCATTATTTATAG